GTCCCTGAACGGTGTCGCCGGGTTTGAGGACGAGGCTGTCGGCGGGCTGGGCGAGACGCAGACCCGGGAGCCGGGTCAGTAGTCGGCCGAGGGCGATCTCGATCTCCGCGCGGGCGAGGTTCTGTCCGAGGCACTGATGGCTGCCGAAGCCGAAGGCGATGTGGTGCCGGACGGGGCGGTGCCAGTCGAGCTCGTCCGGATGCGGGTAGACGCCGGGGTCACGGTTGACGGTCGAGGCGGCGAAAACGACGGCGTCACCGGAGCGGATCGTCACCCCGTCCACCTCGATGTCCTCGGTGGCCAGGCGCAGGATGCCGTCCACCACGGACAGATGGCGCAGCAGTTCCTCGGTGGCCGCGGGGAGAAGCGCGGGATCGGCGCGCAGTTCGGCGAGCCGCGCGGGGTGTTCGAGCAGCGTGCACACGGCCAGCGCGATCATGTTGGCGGTGGTCTCGTGGCCCGCGACGAGCAGTACCCAGGCGAGGTCGGCGAGGCTCTCGGTGGTGAGCGTGCCGTCGCCGAGCCGGTTGTGTACGAGGTCGTCGACCAGTCCGCGCCCCGGCTCGTGTTGTTTGCGCGCGACAAGTGTGCCGAGATAGCCGAGGAGTTGGCGGTGGGCGTCGGCGCAGTCCTCCGCCGAGGGCCCGCGCAGCAACCGCCGCGACTGCTCCTCGAAGAAGTCGTGGTCCTCGTAGGGAACGCCGAGCAGGGCGCAGATCACCCGCGAGGAGACCGGCAGCGCGAAGGAGCTCACGAGTTCGGCGGGCGGCCCCGCGGCGACGAGGTCGTCCAGGGCCTCGTCGACGGTCCGCTCCATCTCCGGCCGTAACGCATTGATCCGCTTGAAGGTGAAGCCCGGTATCAACAAGCGCCGCTCGGCGGCGTGTTCGGGCCCGTCGACCCCGATCAGCGGGGTGCGGGTCTTGGCGATACCGCTGAACCGCGCGCTGGGGACCGGGAATTGGGGATGCGTGCGGTCCGAGGACAGACGAGGGTCGGTCAGCAGTGCGCGGGCTGTGGCGAGGCGGGTGACCGCCCAGACCGGGCGGCCGTCGTAGAAGGAGACGCGAGTGAGCGGGCCGCCGTCGTGCAGCCGCCGGTAATCGGCGGGCGGCCGGTAGGGGCAGGAGCGGTCCTGGGGGTAGGGGAGGGGAGCACCGTCCGGCTCTCCTGCGACCCGGGTCTTCCCTGGGTCGCTCGGCTCTCCCGAGCTGCTCGGATCGTCGGCGCCGCCGGTGGGCGGGGCGGTGGTCGTGGCCATGGTGATCTCCTGCTGTGAACGTGCGGTGTTCGCTACCGGTGGATGCGGACCATGCCTTGCACGCCGGTGACTGCCGTGGGCGCCGGTGTGCGGGCGAAGCTCCCGAAGGTGCGACCGATTCTGGGTCGCCGGGTCCCGCGATGTCCTTGGCACCGCTGGCACGGTCGCTTGGCCGTCCCTGCCCGGCGGTCCCCTCGCGACTGCCGACCTCCACACCCCTTTGAGTCACTTCTGTCCCATTTGGAGGAATTGGCCAATTCCCCCCTTGGGGGTCGATTGGCTAGGAAGTGGCGGAATTCCGGTGTACGGGTGTGGCGCTTTTGGTTCCACCGAAACGTAGTGAGTCGCGTCACATTCACCTGCGTCCACCTCCGTGGAGAGGGCGGTCATTTCCCTTCAGCGAAGGGCGAGTTGATTTCTCTTCCGGGAAGCCTTCCCGGGTGGCCGGGCGCTTTTCCGGATCACTCGCTTTGCGTTCCGTAATTCAGGCCTTGTTTGTTCTCGAGTTCCTCGCCTACGGTCTCGGCAATCCCGGGTGGAACGCCGAATCCTGCCGCCGCCCGGAATCCGCGCCCCCTACGTGGACCAGGCAGGAGCGGGGAACCCGGAAAGTCGCCGATTCGCCAAGCGGAACGGCTCGGGGTGAAGTCGTGCGGTAGTGCGGCCGGGTAACTCCACCCGAACCCGACAGCTCACCTCGCAGGCGGAGGAGAGGAAATCGCCATGCCCAATAAGGGTAAGCACCGTCGTGTGAAGTCCCGTTCACTCCCGCGTTCCGTGGCTGTCGTCGGTGCGGGAGGTGCCGCACTCGTACTCCCGGTGATCGCCGCGACCAGCGCCAACGCGGCCGGAACCGCCGCAACCGGCTCCGGGCACAAGGCCGGTAAGGCCGCCTCGGGGGCGGTTTCCGCTGCCGCACAGGCCGAGCGGGACGCGGCCGAGAAGAAGTACACCGTGGTCTCGGGCGATTCCCTTTTCAAGATCGCTGACAAGCATTCTCTCGAAGGCGGCTGGCGCGCTCTCTACAAGAGCAACAAGAAGGCTGTCGGAGACAATCCGTCGCTGATTCGCCCGGGTCTGAAGCTCACCATCCCCGTCCCCGGAAAGGGGCAGCGCGAGGAGCCCGCGCCCAGCAGGTCCGAGAAGCGTGAAGAGGCCAAGTCCCCGGCCTCCAAGACGTATTCGAACGACCTCGACGGCTGGATCAAGGAAGCCCTCGACGTCATGGCGAAGCACGACATCCCGGGCACCTACGACGGCATTCACCGCAACATCATGCGAGAGTCCTCCGGCAACCCGCAGGCCATCAACAACTGGGACTCCAACGCCGCGAAGGGCACACCCTCCAAGGGCCTGCTCCAGGTCATCGACCCGACCTTCGCCGCCTACCACGTCCCCGGCACCCCGTACGACCCCTACGACCCGGTCGCCAACATCACCGCGGCCTGCAACTACGCGGCCGACAACTACGGCTCCATCGACAACGTCAACGGCCCGTACTGACCCTCCCGCTCCCCCCACCACGTGTGTGCCCGTCCTCCCCGGCAACCGGAGGGCGGGCACACGCGTGTGAGGACGGTGACTCCGGGCGCGGATCGTCGTGCCGTCGCCCACGCGGCGCGATCCGCCGCGCTCCGGGGTGCCCGCCGGGAACCGGGACGGTGCCCGCGCGCGTACCGTACGCAGGTACGGAAGCCGGAAGCCGGAAGCCGGAGGTCGGCTGTCCGGCCGGTGACGGGTGTGGCAGAGTCGGGCGGGGCTTCGGCCCGAGGGCCCGCGGAACTGCGCAACCGACCTGTCCCGGGCTCCTCGTCGGGGTGAAGGGGGCGAAGTGGCGCGGGTGATCGACGGCCGTTTCGAGCTGCTGTCGCGGCTCGGCGGTGGCGGTATGGGGCTGGTGTGGCGGGCGCGTGACCTGGCGCTGCACCGCGAGGTGGCGCTCAAGGAGGTACGTCCACCCGACCCGGACCTCGCCGAGTACGACCCCGAGGCCTCCGAGGCGCTGCGCGCACGTGTACTGCGCGAGGCCAGGGCGCTGGCCCGCATCGTCCACCCCAACGTCGTGACGATCCACCACATCGTCGACGGCGGCGAGGAGGGCACCTATCCGTGGCTCGTCATGGAACTGGTGCCCGGCGGCTCGCTCCAGGACCGCATCGACCGCGGCAGGCTCACCCCCGGCGAAGCCGCGGCACTGGGCCGGGGCGTCCTCGAAGGGCTGCGCGCGGCGCACGCGGCGGACATCCAGCACCGCGACATCAAGCCGCCCAACATCCTGCTCCGCCCCGACGGCCGCGCGGTCCTGACCGACTTCGGGATCGCCGCCATCCGGGGATCGACCACCCTGACCGCCACCGGCTCCGTGATCGGGACCCCCGACTACATGGCGCCCGAGCGCGTCGCGGGCCAGGGCGGCGGCCCGGCCGCCGACCTGTGGTCACTCGCCATGACGCTCTACGTCGCCGTCGAGGGCCACAACCCGATGCGCCGCGGGAACACCCTCGCCACCCTGGCGGCCGTGCTCGGCGAGGAGGTGCCGCCTCCTCGGCGTGCCGGGGCGCTGACCGGGCTGCTGACCTCCGTCCTCGTACGCGACCCGGCGGCACGGCCGGACGCCGCGACGCTGGACCGGCTGCTCGCCGAGGCGGAAGCGGCGGCCAGGTTCGAGGCCACCAAGGCCACCGAGGCCGCGACCGGCTCCGAGACCTCGTATCCCCTCACCCCGCCCCGCACCACCGCCCCTCAGCCGCCACCGGAGCCCCCGGTGCCGGGAAGCGGCGCGTCCACGCGGGAGGCGCCGCCCTGGATGCCGACCGCCCCGCCGGTGTCGTCCGCGTCGACGCCGCCCTCGTCCCCGCCCGGACCCGCCGGACCGACGCCGCCTCCCTCGGCGTCCCCCTCGCACGCCGAGCCGTTCTTCGGGGTGCCGCACCCAACTCCGGCTCAGGCACTGCCCGTTCGACGCAAACGGACCTGGATCTACGCCTCGGGTCTGGGCGCCGTCGCCCTGGCCGGAGTGCTTCTGTGGGCGCTGCTGCCCCTCGGCGACGGCTCGGGCGGTGACAAGACCGAAGCCGACGGCGGCACGTCGCCCAAGCCCGGTACGTCCGGCGGCAGTTCGCAGCAGCCCGTGGATTCCAGCGGCAAGAAGATCACCATCGGGGTGAAGTACGACCAGCCCGGCCTGGGTTACATGGGGCCCGACGGCAAACCCTTGGGCTTCGACGTGGACGTGGCGACGTACATCGCCAAGAGGCTCGGCCACGCCCCGAGCGACATCGTGTGGAAGCAGGTCCGCGGCATCGAGCGGGAGGGTGTGCTGCAACGGGGCGAGGTGGACTTCCTCGTCGCCGTCTATGCCATGAACGACACGCGCGCGAAGAAGGTGGACTTCGTGGGGCCCTATCTCGAAGCCCACCAGGACGTTCTGCTGCCCGAGGACGCCCCGGCGGTAACCACCGCCGCCGATCTGAACGGCAAGTCGGTGTGCACGGTGGCCGGCTCCTCTTCCGGCACGAACCTGCGGACACAGGCCGCACAGGCTCGGCTCGTAGAACGCGACACCTACTACAGCTGTATTGACGACCTCGTCGCGGGCAAGGTGGACGCCGTCACGGCCGACGACGCCCTGCTCGCCGGTTATGCCACCCAGGTGCCCCAGGACCTGAAACTGGGTGGCCTGAAACTGAGCGACGAACGGTACGGAATCGGCCTCCGCAAGGGCAGCGAGTTGAAGGGAAAGGTCGAGACCGCGCTCAAGGACATGATCAAGGACGGCTCGTGGCAGGCGTCCCTGAACGGCAACCTTTCGTTGCTCAAGTCGCCTCCGCCGCAACTGTGAAGAGCTCGCAAGCGGCACACCGGGTGAGAGCACCACGGCATGCGGAAGAAGTGCCGCGCGCATCCAAGTAGCTGTGCGGGGGCGTGAGTTCGCGCCTTCGGTCGCAATAGCGGGACAACAGGCGTGACTTCGCGCCGTCGGCCGCCCGTATGCGCGCCGTTCGCAGTTCCGTGCACCCGGACGAAATGCCACAACTCCCCGTCTGGCGCGCGCAGTTCACTCTTTCGTGGCGCTTCGCGCGGATACCCCGGGGAAGTCAGTTTCCGACTTTGACGGCGTCGGCCGGGTGCGCGGCGCGGTGCCGTGACCGGGGGCGAGATGGGGAGGAACGGCTGTGACGAATGGCAGCGGGGACCCGCGTCGTGGGCAGGCGGAGGAGGCGGTACAGATCGTCGCCGGGCTCGTGGACCTCGGACTGGAACAGGCGGAGGGACTCATCCGCCGTATGAGGGGTGTCCTCGGACGCTCCGACCTGGATGTGATCACCGCCGACGGGCGCGAGGACCTGCGCGCACGCGGCGAACTCGCGCTGAAACGGCACGCCCCCACGGCCGAGTCGCACATGGAGACACTGGCCCGCCAAGTCGCCGCCCGTCGCTCCGGCTCCGGCGCCTGAGGTGCACGGAACCGGGCTCATCGCGCCCCGCGTCGACCGGGTCCTCGCGGAGTTCGCGCACCGCGAGTCGGCACTGCTGTGCGAGGTGGATCCCCAACTGGAGCCGATGGCCGTCCAGTTGACCACCGCACTTGGCGAAGGCAAGCGTATGCGCGCGGCCTTCTGCTACTGGGGCTGGCGGGCGACCGGGCAGCCCGACAGCGAAGCCATGGTCAAAGCCGCCGCGGCGATGGAGATCCTGCACGCCGCAGCGGTCGTGCACGACGACCTGGTGGACGAGTCCGCCGTGCGCAGAGGCGTCCCGACCGCACACATCGCCCTGCTCGACGCACTCGACGCGTCCCTCTTCGCAGACGAGGCCACTCGCACCGCCGGTGCCAGGAACCTGGCGATGCTGGTCGGCGACCTGCTGATGTCCTGGGCCGGGCAGCTGTTCACGGAGTGCGGACTGCCGGGCGCCTACCTGGCCCGCGCCCGGCCACTGTGGGCCACTCTCGCCCGGGAGCTGATAGCGGGGGAGTGCCTGGAGATCCTGCGCACCCGGGCGGTGCCCGAACAGCACAGCAGCCTCAAGATCATCCGCTACAAGACCGCGAAGTACACCGTCGAACACCCCCTGCACATCGGCGCTCTGCTCGGCGGGGCGCCCCGTCAACTCCTGTACGACTTCAGCGAGTTCGGTCTCGCGCTCGGTGAGGCCTTCCAGCTCCGGGACGACCTGCTCGGCGTGTTCGGAGACCCGTGCGAGACGGGCAAGTCCGCGCTCGACGACCTGTCCGGCGCCAAGCCGACCGTACTGCTCGCACTCGCGCTGTCCCAGGCGGCCGCCGAGGACCGCGTCGAACTGCGGCGGCTCATCGGCCGCCCCGACCTCGGCGAGCCGGAACTCGAAACGGTCAGAGCGATCATGGTGCGCTCCGGTGCCCGCGGCGCGGTGGAGGAACTCATCACCGAACGCGCCGAGACCGCGCTCAAGACCCTGGACCAGCTGCGCATCCCTGACGAGCCCGCCGCCGCGCTGCGCCATCTCGTCACGGCGACCGTTGCCCGCACCTCGTGACCGCGCCCGAAGCACCCGTACGTCACCACGCCTGCCGTACGGCCCCGATCACCACCACATCCGTACTGCCCCAGGAGGAGCCGAGATGACCGCTGCCGCAGAACCGGCACCGCCCGCCGACGCGCCGGGCACCCGGGCCGCCAGGCCCACCGAGGAGTCGATGGACGCCCTGCGGCTGCGCGGCGACGAACTCGCCGACGCCACCGTGCGCACCCTCTTCGAGCGGGGCGAAGTGGGCAAGTTCAACACCCTGATGCGCTGGTTCAACCAGTCGGGACAGCCGCTGCCCGACGGCCTGCCCGAGGTCGCGCGCGAGTATCTGGAGGCGACCGCGCACCCGCCCGCCTGGGTGGACTGGGCCGAGATGGAGCGGGCGAGGCTGTTCTTCATCGACAACAACGTGCACATCTCGACCGCGCTGTCCTTCGCCTCCATGCCCGCCTGCTACATGCTGCCGCACGTGGCCCGGCTGCTCAGCGCCACGCACGGCCTTTCGTACCCGTCCAAACGGATGGCGGAGACCGGCCAGTTCACCGTGTACCTGATGCGGCCCGACGCCTTCGAGTCCGGCAGCCGCTTCGTGCCCGCCGCGCAGAAGGTGCGTCTGCTGCACGCCTCCATCCGCCACCACCTGCGGGAGAAGGGCCTGTGGGACGAGGCAGCCCTGGGGGTGCCGATCTGCCAGGAGGACATGATCGGCGGGCAGATGATGTTCTCCATCCAGGTCCTGGACGCCCTGCACCGGCTCGGCATCCACATGACCCAGGAGGGCGCCGACGCCTACTACTACGCCTGGCGCGTGGTGGGCGCCATGCTCGGCGTGGACATCGAGGCCGGGCCCGCCGACCTCGCCGCCGCCCGCGACTTCTCCGACCTCTACATGACCCGTCACATGGGCCCGTCCGCCGAAGGCACCCTGCTCACACGGCAGTTGATCGACCTCTACGAGGAGGTCGTCCCCGGCACCCTCTTCGACCCGGTGGTCCCGGCCGTCATCCGGTATCTGATCGGGGACACGGCCGCCGACTGGCTGGAGGTGCCCCGCTCGTCCTTCGACGCCGCCGTCAAACTGTCGCCCGCACTGCTCGGCGTCCTCGAAAGCATCGAGGACGCCTCCCCGCTGGGTGCCTGGGCCCTGGACCACCTGGGCAAACTGACCACGGTCTTCGAGCTCAGCTCCCTGACCCGGGGTCGCGTCATGCAGTACGCGATCCCCGAGCATCTGAAGGACGAGTACGGCGTCAGGTCGCCCAAGCCGCGCACCGGCCGCTGGACGCCCCCGCCGCCCTCGGACCTGCTCGCCCGATAACTCGGCGTACCCGCCCGGCACTTCACGCACAAGACTCTGAAGCAGCGTGTGGTCAGGGCCGAATGGCGACAGCTCACCCTGAACCGGCCCGCCACCAGGGCCGGTTCAGGCGTGCCAGGGCGCTCCGGTGACCTGGTGGTCGGCATGGCTCAGTGCCTCCACGACCAGTCGGCGCAGATGCCCGTCGCTCAGCGCGTACACCGCGTGCCTGCCCTCCCTGCGGGCGTGGACGAGACCGGCCAGCCGCAGCTTCGCCAGGTGCTGGCTGACCGCGGTACGCGCGGCCCCGCTCGCCGTGGTCAGCGCGGTGACGTCCGCCGGTCCCTGCGCGAGCAGCCACAGCAGATGCAGCCGGGTCGGGTCGGCGAGCAGCGCGAAGACGGTCGCCGCCGTCCGCAACTGCTCCCGCCCGGGAGCGCGTTCATGCGCACCACTTGCAACTGGGCCCGGTTCGCGTGTGGTCATGCGGCCATCGTACGGTCGGCCCGATTCGACGTTGTCATGTGCGCAGGTGTGCACATGACGCTATGGTGCGAGGAGTTCGCCCCGTCGACCGAAGGACGCGGCCGTGCTTGTTGTGCTGCGCAACCGCACCTACCGTCATCTGTTCGCCGCCCAGGTCATCGCGCTGCTCGGCACCGGTCTGGCCACCGTGGCACTCAGCCTGCTGGCCTACGACCTCGCGGGGGAGCGTGCCTCCGCCGTCCTCGGCACCGCCCTCGCGATCAAAATGGTCGCCTTCGTCACCCTCGCCCCGCTGGTGAGCGCCCTCGCCGAGCGCATTCCGCAGCGCGCGCTCATGGTCGCGATGGACCTGACCCGGGCCGCCGTCGCCGTGGCACTCCCCTTCGTCACCGAGATCTGGCAGATCTACGTCCTGGTCCTTCTCCTGCAAGCCGCCTCCGCCGCGTTCACCCCCACCTTCCAGGCGACCCTCCCCGTCGTACTGCCGGACGAACGCGACTACACCCGCGCCCTGACGATGTCCCGCCTCGCCTACGACCTGGAGACCCTCCTCAGCCCGGCACTCGCCGCGGCCCTGCTGTCCGTGGTCACCTACGACTGGCTGTTCGCCGGAACCGTCGCCGGGTTCCTGGCCTCCGCGCTCCTGGTCCTGTCCTGCGTACTGCCCCCTCGCGCCCCCGTGGCACGAACCGGTGGCCTGGGCCGCAAGGCAGGCTTCGGCATCCGCCTGTTCTGGGCGACGCCCCGGCTGCGCGCCCTCCTCGGCCTCGACCTCGCCGTAGCGGCGGCGGGCGCGACCGTCGTGGTGAACACCGTGGTCCTGGTCCGCGACCAACTGCACCGCTCGCCCGGCGAGGTGTCCCTGGCGCTCGCCGCCTACGGAGCCGGTTCGATGGCCGCCGCACTCCTGCTGCCCCCGCTCCTGGACCGCGTCGGCGACCACGCCGTCATGCTCCCCGCGGGCTGCGTCGTACCCGCCGTCTTCGCCGCTCACGGCATCGCCACCGCCTCGGGCCCGTCCTGGCCCGCACTCCTCCTCGCCTGGGCCGCCTTCGGCGCCGCGTGCTCGGCGGCCCTCACGCCCACCGGACGACTGATCCGCCGCTCGGCCGCCCCCGCCGACCTGCCCGCCGCCTTCGCCGCCCAGTTCTCGCTCTCGCACGGCTGCTGGCTGCTCACCTACCCCCTGGCGGGCTGGCTCTCGGTCGCGGCGGGCACGACCGCCGCCTCCTGGACACTCGGCGCGCTGGCCCTCACCGGCGCCCTGGCCGCGACCCTGCTCTGGCCGGCCCCCGACCCCGCCCATCTCGACCACTCGCATCCCGGTCTGCCACCCGGCCATCCCCACCTCGCCGAGGTCCGCCCCACAACCGACTCCAACCGGCACAGCCACCACTACGTCATCGACCACCTGCACCCGCACTGGCCGACCGCACGCCGCCCGGCCGGTTCGTGACCCACGACCGTCGCACTCCGTAGTGCCTGCGGCCATGGGAGGGAACAACGCCGGGGGAACGTGTCATCGAACCGTCGCCCCTGTCGATCATGCACACCATCTGCGAGTGAATCTTCGACAGAAATGCCTGCCCTTCGTACTGGCGGCGCTCACCGCCGCGCCCCTGATGTCCGCCCTTCCCGCCACCGCCCTTCCCGCCACCGCCCTTCCCGCCACCGCCCTCCCCGCCATCGCTCCGCACACGGCGGCACAGGCCGCCGCTGCCGAGCCCCGCCCGGCACCGTCGAAACACCTGGTCCTGGACGGTGATTCGCTCACGCTGGACGACATGGTCCACATCGTGCGCGGCCGCCCGGTGACCCTGGAACTGGAGGACGGGACGGCGCGCACGATGCAGCGGGTCCGCGAGGGCGCGCTGAAGGCACTCGACGAGGGCCAGCGCGTCTACGGCTGGAACCAGGCGCTCGGCCCGCTCAAGGACCAGCCACTGACCCCCGATCAGCAGGAGGAGTTCCAGCGCCGCATCCTGCGCTCGCACGCCGCCGGGGTCGGCAAGCCGGTCCCGGACGGCGAGGCGCGCCTCGCCCTGGTGCTCCGCGCCAACGCCATGGCCCGCGGCACCATGGGCGTACGCCCGGAACTGGTGCGGCGCATGCTCGACCTCGTCAACGCCGGTGTCACCCCGGTCATCCCGCAGATCGGCTCGCTCGGCACCGGTGACCTCCAGCCGATGGCCGCCGCGGGCCTCGTCCTCACCGGTGAGGACGCACCCGCTCGCTACCGGGGCCGCACCGCACCGGCCAAGGAGATTCTCCGCGAGGCGGGCCTGGAACCCTCGTTCCCGCTCCAGGCCGGTGAGGCACTGCCGATCATCAGCGGCAGCGGCCTGCTCACCGCACGGTACGTGCACGCCATCGACCGGGCGAAGTCCCTGGAGACCCAGTTCGAGGGCGCCTTCGCCCTGTTCATGGAGGCGACCCGAGCCGAGAAGAGCTCGCTCGATGCGCGCACCCACAAAGAGCGGCGGATCCCCGAGGAAGAGGCCGTGGCCGCCCGGCTGCGCGGGCTGGTCGGGGACAGCGACTGGATGACGGAGGCCGGACGCAAACGCCTGGGCGAGACCTCGCCCCGCGTCCAGGACGCCGTGTCGGTACGTGCGGCTCCGCACATCGCCGCCACTTTGGTGCACACCCTCGACGAGGCGAGGACCATCGTCGAACGCGAGGCCAACGCCTCGACCTCGAATCCGCTCATCTTCCCCAAGGACGGCGGCGGTTACGAGTTCGTCATGGGCGGCAACTGGGACGGCGCCCAGATCGGCCATGCCATGGACACCCTCAACGCCGAGGCCACCGACGTCGCCGTACTCACGCACGAACTCTCCGCCCGGCTGCTCTCCAAGAAGTGGAGCTACGGCCTGCCCGCCAACCTCGCCTACCCGCCCGTCGGCCTCAACTCGGGCATGGTGCAGGTGCAGACCGTCGCCGCCGCCCTCATCCCCGAGATGCAGACCCGGGCCGCGCCCTCCGGCGTGCTGTCCCGCCCGGCCAAGGACGGCCAGGAGGACCACAACACGATGGCCATGGCCTCCGCGCGCAACCTGCACGAGAACCTGGACCGCTTCGAAACGGTGCTCGCCGTCCTGCTGATGATGGACGCGCAGGGCATCGACCTCATCAAGGAGGACATGAAGGGACTCTCACTCGGCGCCGGGAGCGCCGCCCTGCACGCGCGCATCCGGCAGACGATCCAGCCCCTCAAGGACGACCGCTGGATGTCCCCCGACCTGAAGAAGATGACCGCCTTGGTCCGCCAGGGGGACCTGCGTGACATCGTCCTCGCCCGGTCGGCCTCCGGCTCCACGCGGTAACGCCGCAACGCGCTGACCCGGCAACCGGCAAAGCCGTACGGCGAGTTGGGCGCCCAACGGGTGCGGGCCCCGGAGCAGCGAGTGCTCCGGGGCCCGCACCTGTCCGCTCTACTAGGCCCGCCCCGGCGCCTCGAACGAAGTGAACGCGCTGCGCTTGGGCAGGCGGTAGGCCTCGCGCCCGGTGATCGTGTTCAGGATCGCCGCGTTGCGCACCGCGCCGATGTCCAGGTTCGGCGCGGACACACCGTGCGAGTGGATCTCGGCGTTGGCCACGAACACCCGGCCCGCGACCCCGTCGGCCAGTTCGAGCGAGTGGTCGAGCCGTACGCGATGCCGCCCCTGCTCGTCGCGGAGCAGCAGCTCCTCGACGGGCTTCAGGAACGACGGCGGACGGTTGCGGTAGCCGGTCGCGGCGACGACCAGATCGGTGGTGTGCTCGAAGAGCTGCCCGGTGTCGCGGTGGCGGCAGGTGAGCACCGTCCGCCCGGCCGCGTCCGTGCCCGCGGACTCCACGCTGATGCCGAACCGCAGCTCCACCTCGGCGAGTTGGTGCTCCAGCTGACGCCGGTAGAGCAGCTCGTGGACCTCCTCCAGGGTGTCGGTGGAGATGCCCTTGTAGAACTGCCACTGCTCACCGATCAGCCGGTCGCGGGTGTCCTGCGGCAGCGAGTGGAAGTAGTGCATGTACGCCGGAGTGGTCAGCTCCAGGTTCATCTTGGTGTAGTCCAGCGGCGCGAACGACGTGGTACGGGTGAGCCAGCTGACCGCCGGCCCGCCGTCCAGGTTGCGGTTCAGCAGGTCGATGGTCACCTCGGCCCCGGACTGGCCGGAGCCGACCACGGTCACCTTGCCCGCGGCGGCCACGTCGGCCGCCCGGTGCAGATAGTCCGAGGTGTGCAGCACCCGCTCGGACGGCAACGACTTCAGGGCGTCCGGGAGGTACGGCGCGGTGCCGATGCCCAGGACCAGGTTGCGGGCGCGCAGCCGCAGCGCGGTGCCGTCGCCGCGGGTGACCCGTACCGTGAACTGCTCGGCCGCGGCGTCCCATTCGACCTCGTCGACGTGGTG
This is a stretch of genomic DNA from Streptomyces sp. NA04227. It encodes these proteins:
- a CDS encoding MFS transporter; amino-acid sequence: MLVVLRNRTYRHLFAAQVIALLGTGLATVALSLLAYDLAGERASAVLGTALAIKMVAFVTLAPLVSALAERIPQRALMVAMDLTRAAVAVALPFVTEIWQIYVLVLLLQAASAAFTPTFQATLPVVLPDERDYTRALTMSRLAYDLETLLSPALAAALLSVVTYDWLFAGTVAGFLASALLVLSCVLPPRAPVARTGGLGRKAGFGIRLFWATPRLRALLGLDLAVAAAGATVVVNTVVLVRDQLHRSPGEVSLALAAYGAGSMAAALLLPPLLDRVGDHAVMLPAGCVVPAVFAAHGIATASGPSWPALLLAWAAFGAACSAALTPTGRLIRRSAAPADLPAAFAAQFSLSHGCWLLTYPLAGWLSVAAGTTAASWTLGALALTGALAATLLWPAPDPAHLDHSHPGLPPGHPHLAEVRPTTDSNRHSHHYVIDHLHPHWPTARRPAGS
- a CDS encoding cytochrome P450 gives rise to the protein MATTTAPPTGGADDPSSSGEPSDPGKTRVAGEPDGAPLPYPQDRSCPYRPPADYRRLHDGGPLTRVSFYDGRPVWAVTRLATARALLTDPRLSSDRTHPQFPVPSARFSGIAKTRTPLIGVDGPEHAAERRLLIPGFTFKRINALRPEMERTVDEALDDLVAAGPPAELVSSFALPVSSRVICALLGVPYEDHDFFEEQSRRLLRGPSAEDCADAHRQLLGYLGTLVARKQHEPGRGLVDDLVHNRLGDGTLTTESLADLAWVLLVAGHETTANMIALAVCTLLEHPARLAELRADPALLPAATEELLRHLSVVDGILRLATEDIEVDGVTIRSGDAVVFAASTVNRDPGVYPHPDELDWHRPVRHHIAFGFGSHQCLGQNLARAEIEIALGRLLTRLPGLRLAQPADSLVLKPGDTVQGPVELPVTW
- a CDS encoding transglycosylase SLT domain-containing protein, producing the protein MPNKGKHRRVKSRSLPRSVAVVGAGGAALVLPVIAATSANAAGTAATGSGHKAGKAASGAVSAAAQAERDAAEKKYTVVSGDSLFKIADKHSLEGGWRALYKSNKKAVGDNPSLIRPGLKLTIPVPGKGQREEPAPSRSEKREEAKSPASKTYSNDLDGWIKEALDVMAKHDIPGTYDGIHRNIMRESSGNPQAINNWDSNAAKGTPSKGLLQVIDPTFAAYHVPGTPYDPYDPVANITAACNYAADNYGSIDNVNGPY
- a CDS encoding oxygenase MpaB family protein; this encodes MDALRLRGDELADATVRTLFERGEVGKFNTLMRWFNQSGQPLPDGLPEVAREYLEATAHPPAWVDWAEMERARLFFIDNNVHISTALSFASMPACYMLPHVARLLSATHGLSYPSKRMAETGQFTVYLMRPDAFESGSRFVPAAQKVRLLHASIRHHLREKGLWDEAALGVPICQEDMIGGQMMFSIQVLDALHRLGIHMTQEGADAYYYAWRVVGAMLGVDIEAGPADLAAARDFSDLYMTRHMGPSAEGTLLTRQLIDLYEEVVPGTLFDPVVPAVIRYLIGDTAADWLEVPRSSFDAAVKLSPALLGVLESIEDASPLGAWALDHLGKLTTVFELSSLTRGRVMQYAIPEHLKDEYGVRSPKPRTGRWTPPPPSDLLAR
- a CDS encoding bifunctional serine/threonine-protein kinase/glutamate ABC transporter substrate-binding protein, producing MIDGRFELLSRLGGGGMGLVWRARDLALHREVALKEVRPPDPDLAEYDPEASEALRARVLREARALARIVHPNVVTIHHIVDGGEEGTYPWLVMELVPGGSLQDRIDRGRLTPGEAAALGRGVLEGLRAAHAADIQHRDIKPPNILLRPDGRAVLTDFGIAAIRGSTTLTATGSVIGTPDYMAPERVAGQGGGPAADLWSLAMTLYVAVEGHNPMRRGNTLATLAAVLGEEVPPPRRAGALTGLLTSVLVRDPAARPDAATLDRLLAEAEAAARFEATKATEAATGSETSYPLTPPRTTAPQPPPEPPVPGSGASTREAPPWMPTAPPVSSASTPPSSPPGPAGPTPPPSASPSHAEPFFGVPHPTPAQALPVRRKRTWIYASGLGAVALAGVLLWALLPLGDGSGGDKTEADGGTSPKPGTSGGSSQQPVDSSGKKITIGVKYDQPGLGYMGPDGKPLGFDVDVATYIAKRLGHAPSDIVWKQVRGIEREGVLQRGEVDFLVAVYAMNDTRAKKVDFVGPYLEAHQDVLLPEDAPAVTTAADLNGKSVCTVAGSSSGTNLRTQAAQARLVERDTYYSCIDDLVAGKVDAVTADDALLAGYATQVPQDLKLGGLKLSDERYGIGLRKGSELKGKVETALKDMIKDGSWQASLNGNLSLLKSPPPQL
- a CDS encoding metalloregulator ArsR/SmtB family transcription factor, with the protein product MTTREPGPVASGAHERAPGREQLRTAATVFALLADPTRLHLLWLLAQGPADVTALTTASGAARTAVSQHLAKLRLAGLVHARREGRHAVYALSDGHLRRLVVEALSHADHQVTGAPWHA
- a CDS encoding polyprenyl synthetase family protein, with product MHGTGLIAPRVDRVLAEFAHRESALLCEVDPQLEPMAVQLTTALGEGKRMRAAFCYWGWRATGQPDSEAMVKAAAAMEILHAAAVVHDDLVDESAVRRGVPTAHIALLDALDASLFADEATRTAGARNLAMLVGDLLMSWAGQLFTECGLPGAYLARARPLWATLARELIAGECLEILRTRAVPEQHSSLKIIRYKTAKYTVEHPLHIGALLGGAPRQLLYDFSEFGLALGEAFQLRDDLLGVFGDPCETGKSALDDLSGAKPTVLLALALSQAAAEDRVELRRLIGRPDLGEPELETVRAIMVRSGARGAVEELITERAETALKTLDQLRIPDEPAAALRHLVTATVARTS